The region TGAAAAATCAGGCCGGGACCGGCCAGCAGTTCGCCGCTCTCGCCGTAGATGGCGATGCCCTGATGTTGGGCGACGTACATGGCGGGCAGGATCAGCAGTCCGGCGGTGAAGGCGATGCTGATGTCCAGCAGGGTGACGGCGGCGCCCATGCGCGGCAGGCTGTCGTCTTTGCGCAGGTAGGAGCCGTAGATCAGCATGGTGCCCACGCCCAGGGAGAGCGAGAAGAAAGCCTGCCCCATGGCGCTGAGCAGCAGGCCGGGGTCCGCCAGTTGTCGGAAGTCGGGGACCAGATAGGTTTTCAGGCCGTCGGTGGCGCCGGGCTGCACCAGAACGTAGAGGATCAGCCCGAGCAGAATGATAAACAGCAGGGGCATCAGTCGGGTGGACCAGGCTTCGATACCGTCTTCCACGCCCTTGGCGATAATCGCCACGGTAAAGGCGGTGAAGATGCCGCACACCAGCAGGTTGCGGGCCAGACTGTCGCCGCCCAGCCACTGTTCGGCGCTGCTCCAGCCGATCAGGTGCGCCACGGGTTTGCCGAACTCCGCCAGCATCCACCCGGCGACGATGGCGTAGAAGCTCAGAATCAGCCCGGCGATCAGCACGCCGTAGTAGCCCACGGCGCGGCCGAGGCGCTTGGTGATGGGGCGCTCGCCCAACTGGTCCAGGGCGGTGACGATATTGGCGCGGGCGTGGCGGCCGATCACCAGTTCGGCCATCAGGGCCGGGTAGGCGAGCAGGAAGGCGAGTACGAGGTAGGCCAGCACAAAGGCGCCCCCGCCGTTGCTGGCGGCCTGGGTGGGAAAGCCCCATATATTGCCCAGCCCCACCGCGGAGCCGGAGGCGGCCATCAGAAAGCCGATTTTGGAGGAAAATTGTCCGCGGGGTTCGCTCATGCCGTGGCCTTTGTCCTGGGCGCGTTTATGGTTGTTTCTGGCTGTCGGGGGCCAGTTTATTGGCTTTTGGGTTCAGAGTCATTAGTATCAGGGGCTGCTTCGAACCGACAACAGGAGACAGTTCCCGTGGCAGACACTCTGAAGACACAGGTTTTGGTATTGGGTGGCGGCGTAGGCGGCTACTCGGCGGCCTTCCGGGCGGCGGATTTGGGGTTGGACGCAGTCCTGGTGGAGCGCTACCCCAGCCTGGGCGGCGTGTGCCTGAATGTGGGCTGTATTCCCTCCAAGGCGATGTTGCACGTCGCCCAGGTGATCAAT is a window of Marinimicrobium sp. C6131 DNA encoding:
- a CDS encoding sodium-dependent transporter; its protein translation is MSEPRGQFSSKIGFLMAASGSAVGLGNIWGFPTQAASNGGGAFVLAYLVLAFLLAYPALMAELVIGRHARANIVTALDQLGERPITKRLGRAVGYYGVLIAGLILSFYAIVAGWMLAEFGKPVAHLIGWSSAEQWLGGDSLARNLLVCGIFTAFTVAIIAKGVEDGIEAWSTRLMPLLFIILLGLILYVLVQPGATDGLKTYLVPDFRQLADPGLLLSAMGQAFFSLSLGVGTMLIYGSYLRKDDSLPRMGAAVTLLDISIAFTAGLLILPAMYVAQHQGIAIYGESGELLAGPGLIFQVLPSLFANMGGAGLWLSIAFFALMSIAALTSSISMLEAPVSVVTERSRLKRTGAAWSIGALIFAVSALIIANMATLFDATVSLTTEYSQPLLGIALCLFVGWIMHRNHLLNELKAGHQDIEHSLFWTIWPFYVRIICPLLILLAFIQSLR